Within the Marinobacter qingdaonensis genome, the region CGCCGCCTGCGGTTTGACCAGTACCACCCGGCCGACAAGCCGGACGCCTGGGTGGTCACGGTGATCAACAACCGCGCCGACCGGGTCCCCCGATCCCAGGTGTTCGCCCGCATGCTGGTGGACGACCTGAGCGCCGACCGCCACTTCCTGATCGGGACCAACCTGGACGGGCTGAAGGCCTACATCGATCAGGCCTGGGTCGACCGGCTCGGGAACGAGAATTTTGCCCAACAGAGTGGCCCTGCGCTGGCCGAGCGACTGGCCGAGTACGCCCACCAATTGCGGGTGAGCACCAGCGAGTCGATGCTGGCCGGACGTATCCGCGCCATGCTGTCTGGGCTGGGGCTTGAACCCGGCTCCGACGCCCCCGATGGCACCGACATCGACGCCCTGGAGATATACTGCAACGAGGCCGGCCTGGCGCCAGAGCAGGCCCGGTCGGTGCTGGCCCAGGGCCGGGCCGATGCCCAGGAATGGTTGGACTACCGCGACCTGCAGCAGCGCTTGGCTGCCGGGTCCGCCGGCGCGAGCGAGCTCGAGCAGGCGCTCACCGGCTGGTTCGAGCGTCGGATCGTGGTGCTGCCCAACAGTCACGCCACCGGCGACCAGTCGATCCGGGACATGGTCAATGCCACGCCCCCGGGGCTCGACACCCACATGATGGGGATGCAGAACATCAAGGGCACCGGGCTCGACTTTATCTATCGATGGCAGGCCTGGGACCGGCATTACCAGGATGGCCAGCAACTGCTGGCGGACGATCCCGAACGCGCCCTGGCGGCCGCCCGCAGCCTGGCCGCGGTCGAGGATTTTGGCTGGCTGGATTTCGACTACCTGACGCCGCTGCTGACCCGGGCGGCGGAGCTGCCGGGCAATCAGACCCAGGCTATCCAGTCGGAACTGGCGTTGATCCGCAGTCAGTTGGACCAGTGTCGCGATCGTCTGCAACGGGCCGATGCAAGCAAGCGTGAGAGCAGCCGGGGCGAGCGGCTGATCGATGCCTTGGAAGCGGTGCTCGATGCCGGCGCGGCGGTCCGGCGGCGCAAACGGGTCGGGCAAATCTACCGGGACCTGGCCGGCCAGCGCATCAGCCATGAACGGGCGGCGCTGGAGTTGAAGCAGATCAACCGGTCGCAAAAAGGCGGCTGGCTCAAGGAGCGTTTGTTGCGTGGCAGGTCCGGTTTTGCCTGAGCGTCGGTGGCGCAATATTCGCCCGGACCGGGTTGGTTTTGGCATTCACCGAAAAAATGCCGAATATAGATCATATAAATTTCAATTATAAAATCGTAGGGACTAAAGTGGTCGTCAACGTCAGCACCAGACTGTGACACGGATCGCGGATGCTGGCTTCGGAGTTTGCTTCGCGCACCGCTCCATCGAATTAGAAAACCAACGTAGAAAGGATAGAGACCATGCCCTACGCACAAGACGTTGACCAGATTGCTTCCATCCTGAAGCAGCACCCGACCTGGAACGCTATCAACCCGAAGCACGCAGCTCGCATGCGCGCCCAGAACAAATTCAAGACCGGCCTGGACATCGCCAAGTACACCGCCAAGATCATGCGCGAGGACATGGCCAACTACGACAAGGACACGTCCCAGTACACCCAGTCCCTGGGTTGCTGGCACGGCTTCATCGGCCAGCAGAAGCTGCTGTCCATCAAGAAGCACTTCGGTTCCACCAAGCGTCGCTACCTGTACCTGTCCGGCTGGATGGTTGCCGCCCTGCGTTCCGAGTTCGGTCCGCTGCCTGACCAGTCCATGCACGAGAAGACTGCCGTTTCTGGCCTGATCGAAGAGCTGTACACCTTCCTGCGTCAGGCCGATGCCTGGGAACTGAACCACCTGTTCCGCGCCCTGGAAGAAGCCGAAAACGCCGGTGACAACGCCAAGGCCGACGAGCTGATCAAGCAGATCGACAACCACGAAACCCACGTTGTCCCGATCATCGCCGACATCGACGCTGGTTTCGGTAACGCCGAAGCAACTTACCTGCTGGCCAAGCAGATGATCGAAGCCGGTGCCTGCTGCATCCAGATCGAAAACCAGGTGTCTGACGAGAAGCAGTGTGGCCACCAGGACGGCAAGGTAACCGTTCCGCACGCTGACTTCCTGTCCAAGATCAACGCTGTTCGTCTGGCGTTCCTGGAGCTGGGTGTGGACGACGGTGTCATCGTTGCCCGTACCGACTCCCTGGGCGCTGGCCTGACCCAGAAGATCGCCGTAACTGAAGAGCCGGGCGACCTGGGTGACCAGTACAACAGCTTCATCGATGGCGAAGTGATCGAGAAGGCTGAAGACATCAACAACGGCGACGTTGTTATCAAGCAGAACGGCCAGCTGGTACGGCCGAAGCGTCTGGCATCTGGCCTGTTCCAGTTCAAGCCGGGCACTGGCGAAGACCGCGTTGTCCTCGACTGCATCACCAGCCTGCAGAACGGCGCTGACCTGCTGTGGATCGAAACCGAGAAGCCGCACGTTGGCCAGATCGCTGGCATGGTTAACCGCATCCGTGAAGTGGTGCCCGATGCCAAGCTGGTTTACAACAACAGCCCGTCCTTCAACTGGACCCTGAACTTCCGTCAGCAGGTGTTCGACGCCTGGCAGGAAGAAGGCAAGGACGTATCTGCCTACGACCGCGCCAAGCTGATGAGCGAAGAGTACGACAGCACCGAGCTGGGCCAGCTGGCCGACGAGTGGTGTCAGAACTTCCAGCGTGACGCGTCTCGCGAAGCGGGTATCTTCCACCACCTGATCACGCTGCCGACGTACCACACTGCGGCCCTGTCTACCGACAACCTGGCCAAGGGCTACTTCGGTGACGAAGGCATGCTGGCCTACGTTGCGGGTGTACAGCGTAAAGAAATCCGTCAGGGTATCGCCACCGTTAAGCACCAGGACATGGCTGGTTCCAACATCGGCGACGACCACAAGGAGTTCTTCGCTGGTGACGCGGCCCTGAAGGCCGGTGGTAAAGACAACACCATGAACCAGTTCGGTTAATCGACCGGTTCGGTTGTCGCTCCCGGGTTTGCCCGGGAGTCACGTCAAAGAAAAGCCCCGCCATTGGCGGGGCTTTTTTGTGCCTGCGATTCAGGGAATCAGTGCGCGGCCTCCCGGAACCGGCGGATGCGTTCCGAAGTCCCCGGGTGGCTGGAGAGCAGGTCCTCAAGTGCCGCCCAGCGGTCGTCGGAGTCGTCGCCCGTGTCGGCGGCGGAGCTTTCGGCCTGGGCGCTCAGGCGGGCCATGATGTTGGCGAAGTGGGCGGGGTCTATACCCCGCAGCTGCAGGGTTTCCAGTGCATAGTCATCGGCCTGACGCTCCATGTCCCGGGAGTAGGACAGGCTCATCAGCACCGCCGGCAGGACCACGGTGGTGTCCGAGAAGGCCGACAGATCGCCGGTCATCATCACGATCAACCAGAAGGTCAGCGACGATTGCACCATGCCCTGCATGCCATGGCGGTGGGCCACGTGGCCCACCTCATGGGCCAGGATGCTGAGCAGCTCATCATCGTGTTGGGCCAGCGCCACCAGATCGTCGGTGAAGATCAGGGTGCCGTCGGGCAAGGCCAGGGCATTGGCGCCGATGGCCGGTGAGTCCCGGAACTGAACGTTCAGGCGCTGGCCCGAGACCGGCTCCAGCAGCGGTGCAAAGTGGGCTCGCAGTGCCTGCTGGCGCTGCTCAGGCAGGGTCGTGGGTTCCAGCCAGGTGCTGTCCAGGGACGCCAGGGTGGTTGCCCCGACCTGCTCGGCGATGCTGTCCGGCAGCGCGTGAGCCACGGCCTTGGCGGTCCAGGGCACGCCGTAGACAAAGGCTCCGGCGGTCACGGCGAGGGTGACCACCGCGGCCACCAGGATCAGGCCCAGGTTATGCTCCAGTCGATGCAGCAGACGGCCCCAGCGGCCGCTGGCCGAGCGCCGCCCCAGGGCGTCGACTAGGTCGTTGTCGGTGGTCTCAAAGACACCGTCTTCCGGCAGGTGCAGGTATCGGGGGGTGTTGCCCACCCGAGGCGAGATCGTCAGCTCCTGCCAGGTCAGGGTCCGTCGCTGCGAGGCGGTGATCAACTCCAGCAGCGCTCCGGACGAACGCAGCAGGGCGTCCTCCCGGAGTGAGCTGCCGCCGGAGTAATACTGCCCTTCAATGACCAGCTCAGATGGCGGCGAATTCGACATCGAAGGCGTCTCCAAGCTCCTGACCCAGGGCGCTGGTCCGGTTCTGCTCGGCCGCCACGAAGTGGTCCAGGTCGCCGGCAATCAGCATGGTGGTGCAGGCGGCCCGATAGCGCGCCATGCGCACCTTGGCCCAGGGCGTGAACAGACCCAGGGTCAATGCCACCAGCAGGCTGTTGCTCAGATAGATCCACACCATCTGCCCGGGTTTCAGGGTGGATTCGAAGTGGTGCTCAGCCAGTTGGGTGGAATTCAGGAACAGGTTGGCGACACCGGCCATGAAGAAGCCGAACAGAGTCAGGTAGCCGACCGCGCCGATCACCGCACCGAGTACCGGCGAGGCAAAGCGCGCGCCGGCCCAGGCCGCGACACCGAAGCCCAGGGCCAGCAGCAGGGCCTTCCCGAACAGCAGGTAATAGGCCTTGTTGGGCGCTGCCAGCTCAAATTCCGTGGTGCCGTAGCGACTGCCATCGGCCACGAACTGATGGGTTTTGCGCAGTACCAGCGGGGTCAGCAACAGCAGGCACAGCAGATTCAGCAGCGGCCAGACGAAGGCCACCATGAAGGCCTGGCCATAGCGGCCCTGAAAATCGAACCGGATGTTGCGGTAGGCGCTGTTGATGGCGCGGAAGCGAAGCGAGCGGATCATGATCCAGGGCACCAGGAACACAAAACCGACGGCAAAGGCGATCGCCGCCTCAAGAAACAGCTCGGACAGCACCACGTAGGCCACCAACACGGCCAGGGCAATCAGGCGGCCTTTCAGGATGGTGATCGGGCTGGCCAGGTACTGGAAGCTGGCGTCGTTCAACCGGGTATGGCCGTAGAAGTACTGGTTGTTGCGAACCGTGGCCCAGGCCGAGTAGATGCCCAGGGTCAGGATGGTGAGCAGGATGTTCACGATCCAGATGCCAAAGTACTCACCGCCCCGGCCGGTGAACGTCAGTGGCGCTCGCTTCCGGTCGTCGGTGCCGGCACTGGCCACGGGGGCGTCGGGTGTGGCGGGCCCAGCCGGGGTGTCGGCCGTCGGCTCCGATGCCGGGGCCGGCGGAACCGCGGAGCGGGGCTGTTCGGTGATGCGGACCTCGACGCCGGCGGCCGTCAGCCGCTGGTGGTAGATCAACGCTTCGTCGTGGCTCAGGTTGGATTTGATGGTGGACGAGGCGGAGGGTGAGAACAGGCGCTCGATCCGTTCCCGGGAGGCATTGAACAGATCCTGCAGGCTGGTTTTGACCTGTTCTTCCTCGAATCCGTCCAAGACCTGACCGGTGAAGACGACTTGATACGACTCGGTCGACATGGGTGCTCCTTTTTACGTTTCCTGGGTCATCGGGGCCGCAGCCCCGCCGATGCTTCCGTGCTGATACAGGACGGTAACTCCGCGACATTACCAGAGTTTCATGTCGGCGGTGTGAGCAATCTGGCATTTCATGTATCGGTTTGTGACGGGCGTGCCAGCGGTTTGCCTCTTGGTTTTTTTAACACCACTGGTGCCATCTAACTTTCTGAAATTGAAACTGAAACCCTTTGGAGCTCCGTGCCGTCGGCATTTCCCTGTTTCAGCCCTGAAACAGAACCCTCCGCTTGATGGGTCCTCTAAGTCGACCGGTTTTCAGAAAAATCATTTAATAACATAAGTTTGCGATGGGTTGGTAAAAGCTGGCACGGGAATCGCTAAAGCCCGATTGGGTCAAAACCCTGGGGTGTCCGGCACAGCGCAGGTTGGGTGAGATCCAGTGTGACCAACAACATCAAAGGAATTGACGCTATGAATACCAAGAAGAGCTTGCTAGCAATCGCCGTCGCCATGGGCCTGGGTTTCTCTGGTGCAACACTGGCTGATCCAACCCTGGGGGGAGATGGAGATCCGAACACCAACGCCAATGACGGTTCCGCCGCGCTGAACGATGTGGCCAACACCGACATCGCCGATTCCGGCAACACCGACGCCAGCACCAACAACACCGCCACCGACTCGTTCAAGATCAAGGACAGTGGCAATGACAACTCCGACAACAGCGTGGATGTCACCGACTCGTTCAAGATCAAGGACAGCGGCAATGACAACTCGGACAACAGTGCCCACGTGACCGACTCGTTCAAGATCAAGGACAGCGGCAACGACAACTCGGACAACAGCACCCACGTGACTGACGCGTTCAAGATCGCCAATAGCGGCAACACCGATGACAACTCCGACAATAGCACTGACCTGGATCTGTCACTCAACGTGTTCCTGAACAATGCGGATCTGGATGGCACTGTCTCTGGCACTACCGTAACTTACGGCAGCGGCATTGGCGCCGACAACGACACCTACGCCAAGCACTACAACAAGATCTCGGATAATTCCGCGAACTTCACCGGTGTTGGTGCAATTGCCCAGAACAACGGTCATGGCTCGGTCAACCAGGCCAACGTGAGTGTGCAGTCCAATCTCTCAGCAGGCGGTAATTGAGGAACATGGGGTAGCGCCCTCTCGGGCGCACCCCGGTTACTGCCGGGAGGCATGTCATGGCTGACATAGTCAAAGGGATGCTGAACACGGGGAGTGCCCTGGTCCTGCTTGGACTGGCAACGGTGGTCTCGGCGGACGACTTTCTGGATCTGGCGCCCCTGAGCGCCGACCAGTTAGACAGCGCCAGCGGCCGGCAGGGGGTGCCCCTGCAGCTGCAGTTGAACGACACCGAGCAGAACGCCGCCGTCATCGGCAACGTGATTTCCGGGCCGTCCATGACCGGAGACAACATCATCTCCGACCAGGCGTTTGGAAACATGAG harbors:
- a CDS encoding YjgN family protein; translated protein: MSTESYQVVFTGQVLDGFEEEQVKTSLQDLFNASRERIERLFSPSASSTIKSNLSHDEALIYHQRLTAAGVEVRITEQPRSAVPPAPASEPTADTPAGPATPDAPVASAGTDDRKRAPLTFTGRGGEYFGIWIVNILLTILTLGIYSAWATVRNNQYFYGHTRLNDASFQYLASPITILKGRLIALAVLVAYVVLSELFLEAAIAFAVGFVFLVPWIMIRSLRFRAINSAYRNIRFDFQGRYGQAFMVAFVWPLLNLLCLLLLTPLVLRKTHQFVADGSRYGTTEFELAAPNKAYYLLFGKALLLALGFGVAAWAGARFASPVLGAVIGAVGYLTLFGFFMAGVANLFLNSTQLAEHHFESTLKPGQMVWIYLSNSLLVALTLGLFTPWAKVRMARYRAACTTMLIAGDLDHFVAAEQNRTSALGQELGDAFDVEFAAI
- a CDS encoding dentin sialophosphoprotein; its protein translation is MNTKKSLLAIAVAMGLGFSGATLADPTLGGDGDPNTNANDGSAALNDVANTDIADSGNTDASTNNTATDSFKIKDSGNDNSDNSVDVTDSFKIKDSGNDNSDNSAHVTDSFKIKDSGNDNSDNSTHVTDAFKIANSGNTDDNSDNSTDLDLSLNVFLNNADLDGTVSGTTVTYGSGIGADNDTYAKHYNKISDNSANFTGVGAIAQNNGHGSVNQANVSVQSNLSAGGN
- a CDS encoding M48 family metallopeptidase, with the protein product MSNSPPSELVIEGQYYSGGSSLREDALLRSSGALLELITASQRRTLTWQELTISPRVGNTPRYLHLPEDGVFETTDNDLVDALGRRSASGRWGRLLHRLEHNLGLILVAAVVTLAVTAGAFVYGVPWTAKAVAHALPDSIAEQVGATTLASLDSTWLEPTTLPEQRQQALRAHFAPLLEPVSGQRLNVQFRDSPAIGANALALPDGTLIFTDDLVALAQHDDELLSILAHEVGHVAHRHGMQGMVQSSLTFWLIVMMTGDLSAFSDTTVVLPAVLMSLSYSRDMERQADDYALETLQLRGIDPAHFANIMARLSAQAESSAADTGDDSDDRWAALEDLLSSHPGTSERIRRFREAAH
- a CDS encoding isocitrate lyase; this translates as MPYAQDVDQIASILKQHPTWNAINPKHAARMRAQNKFKTGLDIAKYTAKIMREDMANYDKDTSQYTQSLGCWHGFIGQQKLLSIKKHFGSTKRRYLYLSGWMVAALRSEFGPLPDQSMHEKTAVSGLIEELYTFLRQADAWELNHLFRALEEAENAGDNAKADELIKQIDNHETHVVPIIADIDAGFGNAEATYLLAKQMIEAGACCIQIENQVSDEKQCGHQDGKVTVPHADFLSKINAVRLAFLELGVDDGVIVARTDSLGAGLTQKIAVTEEPGDLGDQYNSFIDGEVIEKAEDINNGDVVIKQNGQLVRPKRLASGLFQFKPGTGEDRVVLDCITSLQNGADLLWIETEKPHVGQIAGMVNRIREVVPDAKLVYNNSPSFNWTLNFRQQVFDAWQEEGKDVSAYDRAKLMSEEYDSTELGQLADEWCQNFQRDASREAGIFHHLITLPTYHTAALSTDNLAKGYFGDEGMLAYVAGVQRKEIRQGIATVKHQDMAGSNIGDDHKEFFAGDAALKAGGKDNTMNQFG